A genomic stretch from Microbacterium luteolum includes:
- a CDS encoding TetR/AcrR family transcriptional regulator — MPDDDESPRPRGAYAKGIARRQEILDRAIEVFAARGADRTSLRAIAREVGVTHAALTHYFGSLEELLVAVYEESNAPTHRHEIVADDATPVERMIASARTNREVPGLVQLYSTLVATALDDGHPVAREFATARFADVRARLAETVREQQERGRLRQDADPDAVAALVVAASDGLQTQWLLDDAAPQHEALALLDRLLRPAD, encoded by the coding sequence ATGCCCGACGATGACGAGAGCCCCCGCCCGCGCGGTGCCTACGCCAAGGGGATCGCGCGGCGCCAGGAGATCCTGGACCGCGCCATCGAGGTGTTCGCCGCGCGCGGCGCCGACCGCACCAGTCTGCGCGCGATCGCACGGGAAGTCGGGGTCACCCACGCGGCGCTGACGCACTACTTCGGGTCACTGGAGGAGCTCCTCGTCGCCGTCTACGAAGAGAGCAACGCCCCCACCCACCGGCACGAGATCGTGGCGGACGACGCCACGCCCGTCGAGCGTATGATCGCGTCCGCGCGCACCAACCGGGAGGTTCCCGGGCTCGTCCAGCTCTACTCGACGCTGGTCGCGACCGCCCTGGACGACGGCCACCCGGTGGCGCGCGAGTTCGCGACGGCACGGTTCGCCGACGTCCGAGCACGCCTGGCCGAAACGGTCAGAGAGCAGCAGGAACGCGGACGCCTCCGTCAGGACGCCGACCCGGATGCCGTCGCGGCGCTCGTCGTGGCGGCATCCGACGGCCTCCAGACCCAGTGGCTGCTCGACGACGCCGCTCCGCAGCACGAGGCTCTGGCCCTCCTCGACCGGCTGCTGAGGCCGGCGGACTGA
- a CDS encoding flavodoxin family protein produces the protein MNAPLTAVALSCTLKPSPGESSSDLLASQILTALAGHGVTGEVARVVDHVISPGVEKDMGGDDEWPSVRRRILDADILVLVTPTWMGQHSSVAQRVLERLDAELGETDARGRLTLLDKVAIAGIVGNEDGAHHIAAILFQSLNDVGYTIPSQSSVYWNGEAMHTTDYQDLDETPEKVAAATATAARNAAHLARVLREREYPNS, from the coding sequence ATGAACGCCCCACTGACGGCCGTCGCCCTCTCCTGCACCCTGAAGCCCTCCCCCGGCGAGTCGAGCTCGGATCTGCTCGCATCGCAGATCCTCACGGCCCTGGCAGGGCACGGCGTCACCGGGGAGGTCGCCCGTGTCGTCGACCACGTGATCAGCCCGGGCGTCGAGAAGGACATGGGCGGAGACGACGAGTGGCCGAGCGTGCGGCGTCGGATCCTCGATGCCGACATCCTGGTGCTCGTCACGCCGACCTGGATGGGACAGCACTCGAGTGTCGCTCAGCGTGTGCTCGAACGACTCGACGCCGAGCTCGGTGAGACGGATGCCCGCGGCAGGCTCACGCTGCTGGACAAGGTCGCGATCGCCGGGATCGTCGGTAACGAGGACGGCGCGCATCACATCGCCGCGATCCTCTTCCAGTCCCTCAACGACGTCGGGTACACGATCCCCTCGCAGTCCTCGGTCTACTGGAACGGCGAAGCCATGCACACGACCGACTACCAGGACCTCGACGAGACGCCGGAGAAGGTGGCGGCCGCCACGGCGACCGCGGCGCGGAATGCGGCACATCTCGCGCGGGTGCTGCGGGAGCGCGAGTATCCGAACAGCTGA
- a CDS encoding sugar phosphate isomerase/epimerase family protein, whose amino-acid sequence MTIQTSLQLFTIKDQLDADLEGSLAAVAARGFMAVEPYDFVRRAAPLAEALTAAGLTAPSGHAFLASESFVNPDGSGTTVPVPSPAEVFAAAKVLGMTTVIDPYTAPARWTSVAQIEETARLLNEAAAVGATVDVRVGYHNHAHELEAVFDGVTGLEVLAGLLDERVVLEVDLYWVARGGVDPVALLERLGTRVIAVHAKDGTLDPALANAYPPADQVAAGEGAVPLVEAIAAASALELAIVEFDHYEGDLFDAIERSRVYLDEKVAR is encoded by the coding sequence ATGACGATTCAGACCTCCCTCCAGCTGTTCACGATCAAGGACCAGCTGGACGCCGACCTCGAAGGATCGCTCGCCGCTGTCGCCGCGCGCGGCTTCATGGCCGTCGAACCGTACGACTTCGTGCGCCGTGCCGCACCGCTGGCCGAAGCACTCACGGCAGCGGGACTCACCGCGCCCTCCGGCCACGCCTTCCTCGCGTCCGAGTCCTTCGTCAACCCCGACGGCAGCGGCACCACGGTGCCGGTGCCCTCGCCCGCCGAGGTCTTCGCCGCGGCGAAGGTGCTCGGCATGACGACGGTCATCGACCCGTACACGGCGCCGGCGCGCTGGACCTCGGTCGCCCAGATCGAGGAGACCGCGCGCCTGCTCAACGAGGCCGCCGCCGTCGGAGCCACGGTCGACGTGCGAGTGGGCTACCACAACCACGCGCACGAGCTGGAGGCCGTGTTCGACGGCGTCACGGGCCTCGAGGTGCTCGCGGGACTGCTCGACGAGCGCGTCGTGCTCGAGGTCGACCTGTACTGGGTCGCCCGCGGCGGTGTCGACCCGGTCGCCCTGCTCGAGCGCCTCGGCACCCGCGTGATCGCGGTGCACGCCAAGGACGGCACGCTCGACCCTGCACTCGCGAACGCGTATCCGCCGGCCGACCAGGTGGCCGCGGGCGAAGGCGCCGTGCCGCTCGTCGAGGCGATCGCCGCGGCATCCGCGCTCGAACTCGCGATCGTCGAGTTCGATCACTACGAGGGCGACCTGTTCGACGCGATCGAGCGCAGCCGGGTCTACCTCGACGAGAAGGTCGCGCGCTGA
- a CDS encoding DUF4166 domain-containing protein: MTPVPQSPYARALGDRLEDLHPRLRTYFQAIPDGAVGVGEGVFERVGTPRRLLWPFLRLLERRGVVAACWERDVPFRVENRTIASRAIGERTFHLPRGPWIMHDAVALTRHGRVVDELGEPGLIAACFDLDVRDGALELTSRAVGLRLGRLRLRLPRALSPIVRLTERFDDDRDRQFVSVSIDAPLLGRVYEYRGHFEYRIETDAAKETAG; the protein is encoded by the coding sequence GTGACGCCCGTGCCGCAGTCTCCCTACGCGAGGGCGCTCGGCGACCGCCTCGAGGATCTGCATCCTCGGCTCCGCACGTACTTCCAGGCGATCCCCGACGGCGCTGTCGGCGTCGGCGAGGGGGTCTTCGAACGCGTCGGGACTCCGCGACGTCTGCTCTGGCCGTTCCTCCGCCTGCTGGAGCGCCGCGGCGTGGTCGCCGCCTGCTGGGAGCGCGACGTCCCCTTCCGCGTGGAGAACCGCACGATCGCCTCCCGCGCCATCGGCGAACGCACCTTCCACCTGCCGCGCGGGCCGTGGATCATGCACGACGCGGTCGCCCTCACCCGCCACGGCCGCGTGGTCGACGAGCTCGGAGAGCCCGGCCTGATCGCCGCCTGCTTCGACCTCGACGTACGGGACGGCGCCCTCGAACTCACCAGCCGCGCGGTCGGGCTCCGGCTCGGACGCCTGCGCCTGCGCCTCCCCCGGGCCCTCTCCCCTATCGTCCGGCTCACCGAGCGCTTCGACGACGACCGTGACCGCCAGTTCGTGAGTGTGAGCATCGACGCTCCCCTCCTCGGCCGCGTGTACGAATACCGCGGGCACTTCGAGTACCGCATCGAGACCGACGCAGCGAAGGAGACCGCCGGATGA
- a CDS encoding PLDc N-terminal domain-containing protein: MPFLSILIVALMIVALIDVITRDDSQVKHLPKMVWIIIVILLPLIGSALWFGIGREYGEPGISLPRMRRAERRAGPVDVRPAPPTDVRTTEQQIADLDREIEEWRLREELERRRRDGEEPAAGTAS, from the coding sequence ATGCCGTTCCTCTCGATCCTCATCGTCGCCCTGATGATCGTCGCGCTGATCGACGTCATCACGCGCGACGACTCCCAGGTGAAGCACCTGCCGAAGATGGTGTGGATCATCATCGTGATCCTGCTGCCGCTGATCGGCAGCGCGCTCTGGTTCGGGATCGGTCGCGAGTACGGCGAACCCGGCATCTCCCTCCCGCGGATGCGGCGGGCGGAGCGGCGTGCGGGACCTGTCGACGTCCGTCCGGCACCGCCCACAGACGTGCGCACGACCGAGCAGCAGATCGCCGACCTCGATCGCGAGATCGAGGAATGGCGACTCCGCGAAGAGCTCGAGCGTCGCCGGCGAGACGGCGAGGAACCGGCCGCCGGGACGGCGTCCTAG
- a CDS encoding XRE family transcriptional regulator, producing METPADLFNAAVGRQLRAEIAASRSSIAAMARTIGIARSALDNYVTGKRAIPVPIVYAVCVAVDLEPHVLLSRAEERLQAEDGAPRARISVLRRTPDVPGPREDLSEVAFASHLRHDADTDDLYE from the coding sequence ATGGAGACACCTGCCGACCTTTTCAACGCCGCCGTCGGCCGACAGCTGCGCGCGGAGATCGCCGCCTCGAGGAGCAGCATCGCGGCGATGGCGCGGACCATCGGCATCGCTCGCAGCGCACTCGACAACTACGTCACAGGCAAGCGGGCCATCCCCGTCCCGATCGTCTACGCCGTCTGCGTGGCCGTCGATCTCGAGCCTCACGTGCTCCTCTCCCGGGCCGAGGAGCGGCTCCAGGCCGAAGACGGCGCTCCCCGCGCACGGATCAGCGTCCTCCGACGCACACCCGATGTCCCCGGTCCGCGCGAAGATCTCTCCGAGGTCGCTTTCGCATCGCACCTCCGGCACGACGCCGACACCGACGACCTCTACGAATAG
- a CDS encoding epimerase, whose amino-acid sequence MSAGRVVIGGSTGFMGRYLIARLRSEGREVVTISRSGADIRWGDQAAIDQAVDGASLVIGLAGKSVNCRYTPENRAEIFRSRLDTTSSLSSAIEKASAPPALWVNSSTATIYRHAEDRPMTESDGELGSGFSVEVAKAWEKALFAADLPGTRRVALRSAIVLGHGGVLGPIRNLARLGLGGAQYDGRWPVSRARRAAGTAHFPGARRGRQRFSWVHIEDVARIIDFLEDTPTLEGEVNAAAPHPVDNVEFMATVRRVLGVRIGVPTPRWMLELGAVGIRTETELVLKSRWVLPEKLTTAGFEFRYPTLEDAVRESFDREVATAV is encoded by the coding sequence ATGAGCGCAGGCAGGGTCGTCATCGGGGGTTCGACCGGATTCATGGGGCGGTACCTGATCGCGCGCCTGCGGTCCGAGGGCCGCGAGGTCGTCACGATCTCCCGCTCCGGAGCCGACATCCGCTGGGGCGATCAGGCGGCGATCGATCAGGCGGTCGACGGCGCCTCTCTCGTGATCGGGCTGGCAGGCAAGAGCGTCAACTGCCGCTACACGCCGGAGAACCGTGCCGAGATCTTCCGCTCGCGCCTGGACACGACCTCGTCGCTGAGCAGCGCCATCGAGAAGGCCTCCGCCCCTCCCGCGCTCTGGGTGAACTCCTCGACCGCCACGATCTACCGCCATGCGGAGGATCGACCGATGACCGAGTCGGACGGCGAGCTCGGCAGCGGATTCTCGGTCGAGGTCGCGAAGGCCTGGGAGAAGGCGCTGTTCGCCGCCGATCTCCCCGGCACGCGCCGCGTCGCGCTGCGCAGCGCGATCGTCCTCGGCCACGGCGGCGTGCTCGGCCCGATCCGGAACCTCGCCAGGCTGGGACTCGGCGGGGCCCAGTACGACGGCCGCTGGCCGGTGAGCAGGGCTCGCCGCGCTGCGGGCACGGCGCACTTCCCCGGTGCACGCCGAGGCCGCCAGCGCTTCAGCTGGGTGCACATCGAAGACGTGGCGCGCATCATCGACTTCCTCGAGGACACACCGACCCTCGAGGGCGAGGTCAACGCCGCCGCTCCCCACCCGGTCGACAACGTCGAGTTCATGGCGACCGTGCGGCGCGTGCTCGGGGTGCGCATCGGGGTGCCGACGCCGCGCTGGATGCTGGAGCTCGGGGCCGTCGGCATCCGCACCGAGACCGAGCTCGTCCTCAAGAGCCGCTGGGTGCTTCCGGAGAAGCTCACGACAGCAGGGTTCGAGTTCCGCTATCCGACGCTCGAAGACGCTGTCCGGGAATCCTTCGATCGCGAGGTCGCGACCGCGGTGTAG
- the nrdF gene encoding class 1b ribonucleoside-diphosphate reductase subunit beta yields the protein MTPSPLKLVDHVQAINWNRIQDDKDVEVWNRLVNNFWLPEKIPLSNDIQSWNTLTSEEQLLTMRVFTGLTLLDTVQATVGAVSLIPDAITPHEEAVYTNIAFMESVHAKSYSSIFSTLASTKEIDEAFRWSVENPNLQRKAQIVTDYYRGDDPLKRKVASTLLESFLFYSGFYLPMHWSSRAKLTNTADLIRLIIRDEAVHGYYIGYKFQKGLETLDQARKDELKDYTFSLLYELYDNEVQYTQDLYDGVGLTEDVKKFLHYNANKALMNLGYEAMFPSSVTNVNPAILSALSPNADENHDFFSGSGSSYVIGKAEATEDDDWDF from the coding sequence ATGACTCCCTCACCGCTCAAGCTGGTCGACCACGTGCAGGCGATCAACTGGAACCGCATCCAGGACGATAAGGACGTCGAGGTGTGGAACCGCCTCGTCAACAACTTCTGGCTGCCCGAGAAGATCCCGCTGTCGAACGACATCCAGTCGTGGAACACGCTGACCTCCGAAGAGCAGCTCCTCACGATGCGGGTCTTCACCGGGCTCACGCTGCTCGACACGGTGCAGGCCACGGTTGGCGCCGTCTCGCTGATCCCCGATGCGATCACCCCGCACGAGGAGGCCGTCTACACGAACATCGCGTTCATGGAATCGGTGCACGCCAAGAGCTACTCCTCGATCTTCTCGACGCTCGCGTCGACGAAGGAGATCGACGAGGCGTTCCGGTGGTCGGTGGAGAACCCGAACCTTCAGCGCAAGGCGCAGATCGTCACCGACTACTACCGCGGCGACGACCCGCTCAAGCGCAAGGTCGCCTCGACCCTGCTCGAGAGCTTCCTGTTCTACTCGGGCTTCTACCTGCCGATGCACTGGTCGAGCCGGGCGAAGCTCACGAACACCGCCGACCTCATCCGCCTCATCATCCGTGACGAGGCCGTGCACGGGTACTACATCGGCTACAAGTTCCAGAAGGGCCTCGAGACGCTCGACCAGGCCCGGAAGGACGAGCTGAAGGACTACACCTTCTCGCTGCTGTACGAGCTGTACGACAACGAGGTGCAGTACACGCAGGACCTCTACGACGGCGTCGGTCTCACCGAAGACGTGAAGAAGTTCCTGCACTACAACGCCAACAAGGCGCTGATGAACCTCGGCTACGAGGCGATGTTCCCGTCGAGCGTGACCAACGTGAACCCGGCGATCCTGTCGGCGCTCTCGCCCAACGCCGACGAGAACCACGACTTCTTCAGCGGGTCGGGCTCCTCGTACGTCATCGGCAAGGCCGAGGCCACGGAAGACGACGACTGGGACTTCTGA
- a CDS encoding aldo/keto reductase gives MKTVPFGSATAPAVVAGMMRIDDKDDAHIRDLYAAARESGIDFFDHADIYGGSMHHCESRFADALQLTSAERDEIVLQTKCGIVPQQGTFDFSYEHILAQVEGSLAALRTDRIDVLLLHRPDALVEPDEVARAFDELEAAGKVRAFGVSNHTPRQIDLLRTAVRQPLIANQLQLSITHAPIIAQPVAMNMSGEEQSVVRDGGGIVEYCRINGITVQAWSPFQGGFFTGVFLGNPEYAELNAVIDRLATSYGVTPIAIATAWITRHPAHMQVVLGTTTPQRVRDAAAGADVELTRAEWYELFRAGGHVLP, from the coding sequence ATGAAGACAGTGCCGTTCGGATCCGCCACCGCCCCCGCCGTCGTCGCCGGAATGATGCGCATCGATGACAAGGACGACGCGCACATCCGCGACCTCTACGCCGCCGCACGCGAATCGGGAATCGACTTCTTCGATCACGCCGACATCTACGGCGGCAGCATGCATCACTGCGAGTCGCGGTTCGCCGATGCGCTGCAGCTCACTTCCGCGGAGCGCGATGAGATCGTGCTGCAGACCAAGTGCGGCATCGTGCCGCAGCAGGGGACGTTCGACTTCTCGTACGAGCACATCCTCGCGCAGGTCGAGGGATCCCTCGCGGCCCTGCGCACCGACCGGATCGACGTGCTCCTGCTCCACCGCCCCGACGCGCTCGTGGAACCCGACGAGGTCGCCCGTGCGTTCGACGAGCTCGAGGCCGCGGGCAAAGTGCGGGCGTTCGGTGTCTCGAATCACACGCCTCGTCAGATCGATCTGCTGCGCACGGCCGTCCGCCAGCCGCTGATCGCGAATCAGCTGCAGCTGTCGATCACGCACGCGCCGATCATCGCGCAGCCGGTCGCGATGAACATGTCAGGCGAGGAGCAGAGCGTGGTCCGCGACGGCGGCGGAATCGTCGAGTACTGCCGCATCAACGGCATCACCGTCCAGGCATGGTCGCCGTTCCAGGGCGGCTTCTTCACCGGGGTGTTCCTCGGCAACCCGGAGTACGCCGAGCTCAACGCTGTGATCGATCGGCTGGCGACTTCGTACGGCGTCACGCCGATCGCGATCGCGACCGCCTGGATCACCCGTCACCCCGCGCACATGCAGGTCGTGCTCGGCACGACCACGCCGCAGCGGGTCCGCGATGCCGCCGCAGGCGCCGATGTCGAGCTCACGCGCGCGGAGTGGTACGAGCTGTTCCGCGCCGGCGGCCATGTGCTCCCGTAG
- the nrdE gene encoding class 1b ribonucleoside-diphosphate reductase subunit alpha produces the protein MVAFKANPSYEGLDYHALNAMLNLYDANGKIQFDADKRAAREYFLQHVNQNTVFFHSLKERLDYLVEKEYYEGAVIEKYSFDFIQKLNDLAYSKKFRFETFLGAFKYYTSYTLKTFDGKRYLERFEDRVVMTALGLADGDEKLAVNLVEEIISGRFQPATPTFLNAGKAQRGELVSCFLLRIEDNMESIARGINSALQLSKRGGGVALLLSNIRESGAPIKQIENQSSGIIPVMKLLEDSFSYANQLGARQGAGAVYLNAHHPDIMRFLDTKRENADEKIRIKTLSLGVVVPDITFELAKNDEDMYLFSPYDVEKVYGVPFGDISVTEKYREMVDDPRIKKTKINAREFFQTVAEIQFESGYPYVMFEDTVNKANPIKGRINMSNLCSEILQVNTPTTYNDDLSYDNIGKDISCNLGSMNIALSMDADDLGQTVETAIRALTAVSDQSHIGSVRSIEDGNDRSHAIGLGQMNLHGYLAREHVYYGSEEGIDFTNIYFYTVLFHALRASNNLAIERGTTFDGFEDSTYASGAFFDKYIERAWVPETDKVKELFAGKHIPTQEDWSALKASIQEHGIYNQNLQAVPPTGSISYINNSTSSIHPIASKIEIRKEGKLGRVYYPAAFMTNDNLEYYQDAYEIGYEKVIDTYAAATQHVDQGLSLTLFFKDTATTRDINKAQIYAWRKGIKTIYYIRLRQMALEGTDMAECVSCML, from the coding sequence ATGGTGGCATTCAAGGCGAACCCTTCCTATGAGGGGCTCGACTATCACGCGCTCAACGCGATGCTGAATCTCTATGACGCGAACGGCAAGATCCAGTTCGACGCCGACAAGCGCGCCGCGCGGGAGTACTTCCTGCAGCACGTGAACCAGAACACCGTGTTCTTCCACTCGCTCAAGGAGCGACTGGACTACCTCGTGGAGAAGGAGTACTACGAGGGCGCGGTCATCGAGAAGTACTCGTTCGACTTCATCCAGAAGCTCAACGACCTGGCCTACTCGAAGAAGTTCCGCTTCGAGACGTTCCTCGGCGCGTTCAAGTACTACACGAGCTACACGCTGAAGACGTTCGACGGCAAGCGCTACCTCGAGCGCTTCGAGGACCGCGTCGTGATGACGGCCCTCGGCCTGGCAGACGGCGACGAGAAGCTCGCGGTGAACCTCGTCGAGGAGATCATCTCCGGTCGCTTCCAGCCGGCCACCCCGACCTTCCTCAACGCCGGCAAGGCGCAGCGCGGCGAGCTCGTCAGCTGCTTCCTGCTGCGCATCGAGGACAACATGGAGTCGATCGCCCGCGGCATCAACTCCGCGCTGCAGCTCTCGAAGCGCGGCGGCGGCGTGGCCCTGCTCCTGTCGAACATCCGCGAGTCGGGTGCGCCTATCAAGCAGATCGAGAACCAGTCGTCGGGCATCATCCCCGTGATGAAGCTCCTCGAAGACAGCTTCAGCTACGCGAACCAGCTGGGTGCCCGTCAGGGCGCGGGCGCGGTGTACCTCAACGCCCACCACCCCGACATCATGCGCTTCCTCGACACCAAGCGTGAGAACGCCGACGAGAAGATCCGCATCAAGACGCTGTCGCTCGGCGTCGTCGTTCCCGACATCACCTTCGAGCTCGCGAAGAACGACGAGGACATGTACCTGTTCTCGCCGTACGACGTCGAGAAGGTCTACGGGGTTCCGTTCGGCGACATCTCCGTCACCGAGAAGTACCGCGAGATGGTCGACGACCCGCGCATCAAGAAGACCAAGATCAACGCGCGCGAGTTCTTCCAGACGGTCGCAGAGATCCAGTTCGAGTCGGGCTACCCGTACGTCATGTTCGAAGACACGGTGAACAAGGCGAACCCGATCAAGGGCCGCATCAACATGTCCAACCTCTGCAGCGAGATCCTGCAGGTGAACACGCCGACGACGTACAACGACGACCTGTCGTACGACAACATCGGCAAGGACATCTCGTGCAACCTCGGCTCGATGAACATCGCGCTGTCGATGGATGCCGACGACCTCGGCCAGACGGTCGAGACGGCCATCCGCGCCCTCACCGCGGTCAGCGACCAGAGCCACATCGGCTCGGTGCGCTCGATCGAGGACGGCAACGACCGCTCGCACGCCATCGGCCTCGGCCAGATGAACCTGCACGGGTACCTTGCCCGCGAGCACGTGTACTACGGGTCCGAAGAGGGCATCGACTTCACGAACATCTACTTCTACACGGTGCTGTTCCACGCGCTGCGTGCCTCGAACAACCTCGCGATCGAGCGGGGGACGACGTTCGACGGCTTCGAGGACTCGACCTACGCGTCCGGTGCGTTCTTCGACAAGTACATCGAGCGCGCCTGGGTCCCCGAGACCGACAAGGTCAAGGAGCTCTTCGCCGGCAAGCACATCCCCACGCAGGAGGACTGGTCTGCGCTGAAGGCTTCCATTCAGGAGCACGGCATCTACAACCAGAACCTGCAGGCGGTGCCGCCGACTGGCTCGATCTCGTACATCAACAACTCGACGTCGTCGATCCACCCGATCGCGTCGAAGATCGAGATCCGCAAGGAAGGCAAGCTCGGTCGCGTGTACTACCCGGCGGCGTTCATGACGAACGACAACCTGGAGTACTACCAGGACGCGTACGAGATCGGCTATGAGAAGGTCATCGACACGTACGCCGCGGCGACGCAGCACGTCGACCAGGGCCTGTCCCTGACGCTGTTCTTCAAGGACACCGCCACGACACGCGACATCAACAAGGCGCAGATCTACGCATGGCGCAAGGGCATCAAGACGATCTACTACATCCGTCTGCGTCAGATGGCCCTCGAGGGCACCGACATGGCCGAGTGCGTCTCCTGCATGCTCTGA
- a CDS encoding XRE family transcriptional regulator, translated as MASAVVSELERADRSVEWLSVSTGIDREVLASKLHFHEDFTMVDLSDIATALGVPVSALAPSPRPPGR; from the coding sequence GTGGCGTCCGCCGTCGTGTCCGAACTCGAGCGGGCTGACCGATCCGTCGAATGGCTCTCGGTTAGCACCGGCATCGACCGCGAGGTCCTGGCGTCGAAACTGCATTTCCACGAGGACTTCACCATGGTGGATCTGTCCGACATCGCGACCGCCCTCGGGGTCCCGGTGTCCGCACTCGCTCCGAGTCCGCGGCCTCCGGGTCGGTGA
- a CDS encoding GNAT family N-acetyltransferase, whose protein sequence is MGFLVTPVPVTLTGELVELRPLERAHVAGLVEAVEEGDLWKTAWYTSVPAPDGVAAEVDRRIGLIEKGEMLPFTAFDAAGRILGLTSYYDIVADVPRLHIGYTWNRPSAHGTGTNAESKLLLLRHAFETLGVFRVGLTTQWVNFQSRAAIERLGAKQDGVMRAMSRYRNGALRDSVEFSIIEPEWPAVKANLESRLARRR, encoded by the coding sequence ATGGGCTTTCTCGTCACCCCCGTCCCCGTCACCCTCACCGGCGAACTCGTCGAACTCCGTCCCCTGGAACGCGCGCACGTCGCCGGCCTCGTGGAGGCGGTCGAGGAGGGCGACCTGTGGAAGACCGCGTGGTACACGTCGGTCCCGGCCCCCGATGGTGTCGCGGCCGAGGTCGACCGTCGCATCGGCCTGATCGAAAAGGGCGAGATGCTGCCGTTCACGGCGTTCGACGCCGCCGGCCGCATCCTCGGACTGACGTCGTACTACGACATCGTCGCCGACGTGCCGCGCCTGCACATCGGGTACACCTGGAACCGCCCGTCGGCGCACGGCACGGGCACGAACGCGGAGTCCAAGCTCCTGCTGCTCCGGCACGCCTTCGAGACGCTCGGGGTGTTCCGGGTCGGCCTGACGACGCAGTGGGTGAACTTCCAGTCGCGGGCGGCCATCGAGCGGCTCGGCGCCAAGCAGGACGGCGTGATGCGAGCCATGAGCCGTTACCGCAACGGCGCGCTGCGCGACAGCGTCGAGTTCTCGATCATCGAGCCGGAATGGCCCGCGGTGAAGGCCAACCTCGAATCGCGGCTCGCGCGACGGCGCTGA
- a CDS encoding ImmA/IrrE family metallo-endopeptidase produces MHPLLRLAEEHGVRVVERPGPTRGGFAPDSRTIRLAPGMTVRTTRSVLAHELGHVVLGHTPSTVPTIRRQQERQADEWAACLLITADAYAAAEDARGPHLASLAFELDVTIELVLAYQRRLRRIGRENLAHRSMTPARAG; encoded by the coding sequence ATGCACCCGCTCCTCCGCCTCGCCGAGGAGCACGGGGTGCGCGTGGTCGAGCGTCCCGGACCCACTCGCGGGGGCTTCGCGCCGGACTCCCGCACGATTCGGCTCGCGCCCGGCATGACTGTGCGCACGACCCGCAGCGTCCTCGCCCACGAACTCGGCCACGTCGTCCTCGGCCACACCCCGTCGACCGTGCCGACGATCCGCCGACAGCAGGAGCGGCAGGCCGACGAATGGGCGGCGTGCCTGCTCATCACCGCCGACGCCTACGCAGCCGCGGAAGACGCCCGCGGCCCTCACCTCGCCAGCCTCGCGTTCGAACTCGACGTCACGATCGAGCTCGTCCTGGCCTACCAGCGCCGTCTGCGGCGAATCGGCAGGGAGAACCTCGCCCACCGCAGCATGACCCCAGCGCGCGCTGGTTGA